Proteins encoded within one genomic window of Aspergillus nidulans FGSC A4 chromosome VII:
- a CDS encoding WD40 repeat domain-containing protein (transcript_id=CADANIAT00008898), with the protein MEGFDEETFKKFFPTSFGKQEKRPDVNAQINQTRRAVKPDTSNEKTKLSDATGDYDAKSDSEGDDIGPAGPSDKVKEDSDDSDDDSDDDDDEDEFPVSHELVMKTHERAVTTITVDLSGSRLITGSTDCTIKLHDFASMTPSTIRAFKSVDPSAKKTSAAQDAHAVHYAAFNPISPAYVLVVSATPQPRILDRDGETVTEFVKGDMYLRDMHNTKGHISEVTSGVWSPTDENLCATAGTDSTVRIWDANIGRSQKEVIVHKSRVAGSAGRSKMTALAWGSPKQGGADVLVAAALDGSLMMWSGNGPYTRPSAEIRDAHARDTWTSGIDVSADGRLVITKGGDDTIKLWDTRKFKQPITTVSHPSISSRYPTSNIVFSPTSANVVTGSETGHLHILNPATLKPELVTPVTPGSPLITVQWHEKLNQILTGSANAETHVLYNPNMSTKGAALVMSKAPKRRHIDDDPTLTMNLSQGISGDSVVVGSNGVPHYSSATWSARHPTIGLTASGRSRDPRRPHLPAQTPFAKSQPDERHIRENIPLSSMRDEDPREALLKYAEKAEKDPIFTKAWKETQPKPIYRDISDDEEPEPDRKKARR; encoded by the coding sequence ATGGAGGGTTTCGACGAGGAAACTTTTAAAAAGTTCTTCCCGACGAGCTTCGGgaaacaggagaagagacctGATGTCAATGCTCAGATTAATCAAACCAGACGCGCCGTTAAGCCAGACACAAGCAATGAGAAGACAAAGCTTAGTGACGCCACTGGCGATTACGACGCGAAATCTGACAGCGAGGGCGATGATATCGGGCCCGCGGGGCCTAGCGACAAGGTCAAAGAGGATTCAGATGATTCGGATGATGACTcggacgacgatgacgacgaagacgagttTCCAGTCTCCCACGAGCTTGTGATGAAAACACATGAGCGCGCAGtgaccaccatcaccgttGACCTGTCGGGATCGCGATTGATTACCGGCTCCACCGACTGTACAATAAAGCTTCATGATTTTGCCTCGATGACACCTTCAACGATACGCGCCTTCAAGTCCGTCGACCCCTCGGCGAAAAAGACATCGGCAGCACAGGATGCACATGCGGTACATTACGCGGCGTTCAACCCCATCTCTCCAGCATACGTTTTAGTTGTCTCTGCCACACCGCAACCGCGGATACTTGATCGCGACGGTGAAACAGTCACAGAGTTCGTGAAGGGTGATATGTACTTGAGAGATATGCACAACACAAAGGGGCATATTTCAGAAGTGACGAGCGGCGTATGGTCTCCAACTGATGAGAACCTGTGCGCGACCGCGGGAACGGATAGTACGGTTCGTATATGGGACGCAAATATTGGCAGATCGCAGAAGGAGGTTATTGTGCACAAGTCTAGGGTTGCCGGATCCGCTGGTCGGAGCAAGATGACTGCACTTGCTTGGGGCTCTCCGAAACAAGGTGGCGCAGACGTCctcgttgctgctgctctcgaTGGCAGTCTGATGATGTGGAGCGGGAACGGGCCGTATACACGGCCTAGCGCTGAGATAAGGGATGCTCATGCGCGGGATACATGGACCAGTGGGATTGATGTCAGTGCAGATGGTAGGCTTGTTATTACCAAGGGTGGGGACGACACAATTAAGCTATGGGATACGAGGAAGTTCAAACAACCGATCACGACTGTCTCGCACCCGTCCATCTCTTCACGATATCCGACCTCAAACATCGTCTTCTCACCTACCTCGGCAAACGTTGTTACTGGTTCAGAGACTGGACATTTACACATTCTGAACCCAGCGACACTGAAGCCTGAATTGGTCACGCCAGTCACGCCAGGATCTCCCTTGATCACAGTCCAATGGCACGAGAAACTTAACCAGATCCTCACTGGGTCCGCAAACGCAGAAACTCACGTGCTATATAACCCGAATATGTCAACCAAGGGCGCTGCCTTGGTCATGTCCAAGGCGCCTAAACGCCGCCACATTGATGATGACCCAACCTTAACTATGAACCTTTCGCAAGGTATCTCCGGAGACTCGGTGGTGGTCGGATCGAACGGCGTGCCGCACTACAGCTCCGCTACGTGGTCCGCACGGCACCCTACCATCGGCTTGACGGCTTCGGGCCGTTCAAGAGATCCCCGTCGGCCTCACTTACCCGCACAAACACCGTTTGCGAAGTCGCAACCGGACGAGAGACACATCAGGGAGAATATCCCGCTTAGTTCTATGCGTGATGAGGACCCTCGTGAAGCGTTGCTGAAATACGCTGAAAAAGCCGAGAAGGACCCGATCTTTACAAAGGCGTGGAAGGAAACGCAGCCGAAGCCAATTTATCGGGATAtcagtgatgatgaagaaccgGAACCGGATAGGAAGAAGGCGCGGCGCTGA
- a CDS encoding O-methyltransferase (transcript_id=CADANIAT00008891): MSENQTPARPPKSQQREEGRERKLLHWIYSQPNLDLIRGSPQKVIDLIDEFSETYHFMTVGQEKGPIVTELIDKHKPKKMIELGCYIGYSAILFGDAVRRNGGTRYYSLELNPEFAAIANMLVELAGLRDFVRVLVGRSDVLLNQLFKSGEVEHVELLFIDHYKPAYTLDLKLCEQLGKIVPGVSIIAADNVIRPGNPPYLEYVRSSVERKREEAAKGPSKAYTTDGFEEITVRSFMGLDSVPEFEIVGNPNLVYESELKQPEGCPDAIEVTRCVGIQK; encoded by the exons ATGTCAGAAAACCAGACCCCAGCCCGCCCTCCGAAATCC caacagagagaagaaggccgcgaACGCAAATTGCTGCACTGGATCTACAGCCAGCCGAACCTCGACCTCATCCGCGGCAGCCCCCAGAAAGTTATCGACCTGATCGATGAGTTCTCGGAGACCTACCATTTCATGACTGTCGGTCAAGAGAAGGGCCCTATCGTCACCGAGCTCATTGACAAGCACAAGCCCAAAAAGATGATCGAGCTCGGCTGCTACATCGGGTACTCGGCCATTCTGTTCGGCGACGCAGTGCGTCGCAATGGAGGGACCCGCTACTACAGCCTCGAGCTCAACCCAGAGTTTGCGGCCATTGCCAATATGCTTGTTGAACTTGCGGGGCTGCGTGACTTTGTGCGCGTCCTCGTTGGACGGAGTGATGTACTCCTAAACCAACTGTTCAAGAGCGGAGAAGTCGAGCACGTCGAGCTGCTGTTCATCGACCACTATAAACCGGCGTATACGCTAGATCTGAAGCTGTGCGAGCAGCTGGGTAAGATCGTCCCTGGTGTTTCGATCATTGCCGCCGATAATGTAATCCGACCTGGGAACCCGCCGTATCTCGAGTATGTCAGGAGCTcggtggagaggaagcgcgaggaggcggcgaaAGGACCGTCCAAGGCCTATACGACGGACGGGTTCGAGGAGATCACGGTAAGGAGTTTCATGGGGCTTGACAGCGTGCCGGAGTTTGAAATCGTCGGGAATCCGAATCTGGTGTATGAGAGCGAGTTGAAGCAGCCTGAGGGGTGTCCG GATGCAATTGAAGTGACGCGATGTGTCGGGATACAGAAATAg
- a CDS encoding proteasome regulatory particle base subunit RPT2 (transcript_id=CADANIAT00008897) gives MGNQQSNIGGGHDGKDDKDKKKDKPKYEPPPPPTTRIGRKKRKAAGPSTASKLPDIFPTSRCKLRYLRMQRVHDHLLLEEEYVENMERLRKAKASASDSANRGDVDITDRNADERSRVDDMRGSPMGVGNLEELIDDDHAIVSSATGPEYYVSIMSFVDKDLLEPGASILLHHKTVSVVGVLTEESDPLVSVMKLDKAPTESYADIGGLESQIQEVRESVELPLLHPELYEEMGIKPPKGVILYGAPGTGKTLLAKAVANQTSATFLRIVGSELIQKYLGDGPRLVRQIFQVAAEHAPSIVFIDEIDAIGTKRYDSTSGGEREIQRTMLELLNQLDGFDDRGDVKVIMATNKIETLDPALIRPGRIDRKILFENPDQNTKKKIFTLHTSKMSLGDDVDLDEFINQKDDLSGADIRAICTEAGLMALRERRMRVQMDDFRAARERIMKTKQDGGPVEGLYL, from the exons ATG GGTAACCAGCAGTCCAacatcggcggcggccacgACGGCAAAGACGATAAGGATAAGAAG AAGGACAAGCCTAAGTACGagccgccaccacctccgaCCACTCGTATCGGTCGTAAAAAGCGCAAGGCTGCCGGGCCCAGCACTGCTTCCAAGCTCCCAGATATCTTCCCAACGTCACGATGTAAATTACGATATCTGCGAATGCAGCGCGTCCACGACCACCTtcttctggaggaagagtaCGTGGAAAACATGGAGCGGCTGCGGAAAGCCAAAGCGTCTGCTTCCGACTCCGCCAACCGAGGAGACGTTGATATTACCGATAGAAACGCGGATGAGCGCAGCCGGGTTGATGACATGAGGGGAAGCCCGATGGGTGTTGGTAAcctggaggagttgattgACGATGACCACGCCATTGTTTCGAGCGCTACCGGCCCAGAATACTACGTGTCTATCATGTCTTTTGTCGACAAGGACCTCCTGGAGCCTGGAGCTAGCATCCTTCTGCATCACAAGACAGTCTCGGTTGTTGGTGTGCTGACGGAAGAGTCGGATCCGCTGGTTTCGGTGATGAAACTCGACAAGGCGCCAACCGAGTCATATGCCGATATTGGTGGTCTTGAATCGCAAATTCAAGAGGTTCGAGAATCGGTCGAACTTCCGCTGCTTCATCCCGAGCTGTATGAGGAGATGGGTATTAAACCGCCAAAGGGTGTCATCCTctacggagctcctggaacTGGAAAGACACTGCTTGCCAAGGCTGTTGCCAACCAGACCAGTGCGACATTCTTGCGAATTGTTGGAAGTGAGTTGATTCAAAAGTACCTTGGAGATGGTCCCCGTTTGGTGCGACAGATCTTCCAGGTAGCGGCCGAACATGCGCCGTCCATTGTCTTCATTGATGAAATTGATGCTATCGGTACGAAACGTTATGACTCAACTTCTGGCGGCGAAAGAGAAATCCAGCGAACGatgcttgagcttctcaaccagTTAGATGGATTCGACGACCGCGGAGACGTCAAGGTGATCATGGCTACAAACAAGATCGAGACCCTCGACCCTGCTTTGATTCGTCCTGGCCGTATTGACCGAAAGATTCTGTTTGAGAATCCAGATC AAaacaccaagaagaagatcttCACTCTCCATACCTCGAAGATGTCCCTCGGAGACGATGTCGACCTTGACGAGTTCATTAACCAAAAGGATGACCTCTCTGGTGCTGATATCCGCGCCATTTGCACAGAAGCTGGTTTGATGGCCCTGAGAGAGCGCCGCATGAGGGTGCAGATGGACGATTTCCGTGCCGCTCGCGAGCGTATcatgaagacgaagcagGACGGCGGTCCTGTGGAAGGCTTGTATTTGTAG
- a CDS encoding ATP-binding cassette family ATPase ARB1 (transcript_id=CADANIAT00008894) — protein sequence MVSASKAARLAKRGDAKAKKASKSKDDTPVESGAEDQPATTDAKMKEVEKLTAQMDKHGLSDRVTTGVLSSMPSSRDAKITSASLVFHGKVLITDSTLELNFGRRYGLLGENGCGKSTLLKAIDAREFPIPEHIDIYLLNEGAPPSDLGALEWVVTEAQNQLDRMEKQAEEILEKEGPDSPILEDLYDRMDKMDPSTFHTRASLILTGLGFNKTTIHKKTKDMSGGWRMRVALAKALFVKPSLLLLDDPTAHLDLEACVWLEEYLKKWERTLVLVSHSMDFLNGVCTNMIDMRMKQLLYYGGNYDSYHKTRAEQETNQMKAYHKQQEEIAHIKKFIASAGTYANLVRQAKSRQKILDKMEADGFIQPVIPDRVFSFRFADVEKLPPPVLSFDDVSFSYSGNWDDTLYEHLDFGVDMDSRTALVGPNGVGKSTLLRLMTGKLSPIGGRVSRHTHLKLGMYSQHSAEQLDLTKSALEFVRDKFPEKSQDFQYWRQQLGRYGLSGEAQTALMGTLSEGQKSRIVFALLAIESPNMLLLDEPTNGLDIPTIDSLADAINAFSGGVVVVSHDFRLLDKIAKDIMVCEHKTVRRWDGTIGEYKNHLRKKMISEGTV from the exons ATGGTGTCCGCATCCAAAGCCGCCCGCCTGGCGAAGCGTGGCGATGCtaaggccaagaaggccaGCAAGTCGAAGGACGACACCCCCGTCGAGTCCGGTGCTGAGGACCAGCCTGCCACCACCGACGCCAAGATgaaggaggtcgagaagctcaCAGCACAGATGGACAAGCACGGCCTGTCTGATCGTGTCACTACCGGTGTGCTCTCGTCTATGCCGTCCTCCCGGGATGCTAAGATCACGTCCGCGTCTCTCGTGTTTCACGGAAAGGTCCTCATTACGGACTCTACTCTCGAACTCAACTTCGGTCGTCGCTACGGTCTGCTCGGTGAGAACGGTTGCGGAAAGTCGACTCTTCTCAAGGCCATCGATGCCCGTGAGTTTCCTATTCCCGAGCACATCGACATCTACCTTCTGAACGAGGGTGCTCCTCCTAGCGACCTCGGTGCGCTTGAGTGGGTCGTTACTGAGGCGCAGAACCAGCTTGACCGTATGGAGAagcaggcggaggagatcctggagaaggaaggtcCTGACAGTCCTATTCTTGAGGACTTGTACGAC CGCATGGACAAAATGGACCCCTCCACATTCCATACTCGTGCTTCCCTAATCTTGACTGGTCTTGGTTTCAACAAGACGACTATTcacaagaagaccaaggacaTGTCCGGTGGTTGGCGAATGCGTGTGGCCCTCGCCAAGGCCCTGTTCGTCAAGCCCTCTCTGCTTCTTTTGGACGACCCCACCGCTCACTTGGATCTCGAGGCTTGTGTGTGGTTGGAAGAGTACCTGAAAAAGTGGGAGCGTACTCTTGTCCTGGTTTCTCACTCTATGGATTTCCTCAACGGTGTCTGCACTAACATGATCGACATGCGCATGAAGCAGCTTCTGTACTACGGTGGTAACTACGACTCTTACCACAAGACCCGTGCCGAACAGGAGACCAACCAGATGAAGGCCTACcacaagcagcaggaagaaattgCTCACATCAAGAAGTTTATTGCCTCCGCCGGTACCTATGCCAACTTGGTGCGTCAGGCAAAGTCTCGTCAGAAGATCCTCGACAAGATGGAGGCAGATGGTTTCATCCAACCCGTCATTCCCGACCGTGTCTTCAGCTTCCGCTTTGCCgatgttgagaagcttcCCCCTCCTGTCCTGTCTTTCGATGACGTTTCCTTCTCATACTCCGGTAACTGGGATGACACTCTCTACGAGCACCTTGACTTCGGTGTCGACATGGACTCCCGAACTGCCCTTGTCGGTCCCAACGGTGTTGGTAAATCGACCCTGCTGCGTCTCATGACTGGCAAGCTCTCCCCTATCGGTGGTCGTGTCAGCCGTCACACCCACTTGAAGCTCGGCATGTACAGCCAGCACTCCGCTGAGCAGCTCGATCTGACCAAGTCTGCCCTGGAGTTCGTCCGTGATAAGTTCCCTGAGAAGTCTCAGGATTTCCAATACTGGCGTCAGCAGCTCGGTCGCTACGGTCTCTCCGGTGAGGCCCAGACCGCTCTGATGGGTACTCTATCCGAAGGTCAGAAGAGCCGTATTGTTTTTGCTCTGCTTGCCATCGAGTCTCCCAACATGCTCCTGCTCGACGAGCCTACCAACGGCCTTGATATCCCCACCATTGACAGTTTGGCTGATGCTATCAACGCCTTCAGCGGTGGTGTTGTCGTTGTGTCTCACGATTTCCGACTCCTCGACAAGATTGCCAAGGACATCATGGTCTGCGAGCACAAGACTGTCCGCCGCTGGGACGGCACCATTGGTGAATACAAGAACCACCtccgcaagaagatgattTCCGAGGGTACCGTCTAA
- a CDS encoding putative NAD binding Rossmann fold oxidoreductase (transcript_id=CADANIAT00008892), which yields MASKTWNVGIVGYGFSAKIFHIPFVQENPQFKLYAVVQRTPKPDDDAEKDHPGIKSYRSAEDLVQDAGVDVVVITTAPDSHHYLAKLALENGKHVICEKPFTPTYKEAAELVDISKKQNKFLAVYQNRRWDADFVTLSKLVKTGQLGRVVEFETHFDRHRPEEPAPTVSKWKNKVVPGGSAIHDLGSHLLDQALYLLGKPERVTGFVGSQREVNTSGFQDSFTVLLHYKSGTLVTAKAGVVSPEEEQLRFWVRGDKGSFKKFHLDCQEDQLKAGMRPGDSGYGREPSERYGTLTTIKDGKPVREVTPTVEPPTYSEYYRKIARALAGEGELPASGEEAAEVIRLIELAQESSKQGKTLDF from the exons ATGGCCTCCAAAACGTGGAACGTCGGAATCGTTGGCTACGGCTTCAGTGCGAAAATATTTCACATCCCCTTCGTCCAGGAAAATCCCCAATTCAAGCTGTATGCTGTTGTCCAGCGGACCCCAAAGCCTGACGATGACGCCGAAAAGGACCACCCCGGGATCAAATCCTACCGCAGCGCTGAGGACCTCGTCCAGGATGCGGGGGTCGATGTAGTCGTTATCACCACTGCCCCAGACTCACACCACTATCTGGCCAAGTTGGCACTGGAGAACGGAAAGCACG TCATCTGCGAGAAACCGTTTACCCCAACCTACAAAGAAGCCGCTGAGCTCGTCGATATctccaagaagcagaacaAGTTCCTCGCCGTATACCAGA ACCGCCGCTGGGACGCCGACTTCGTCACCCTCTCCAAGCTCGTAAAAACCGGCCAGCTCGGCCGCGTCGTCGAATTTGAAACCCACTTCGACCGCCACCGCCCTGAAGAACCCGCTCCTACCGTTTCGAAATGGAAGAACAAGGTTGTACCCGGTGGCAGCGCGATCCACGATCTTGGCTCTCACCTGCTCGATCAGGCGCTGTATCTGCTCGGCAAGCCGGAGCGGGTGACGGGGTTCGTGGGCTCGCAGCGCGAGGTCAATACCTCCGGCTTTCAGGACTCGTTCACAGTTCTGCTGCACTATAAGAGCGGGACGCTGGTGACGGCGAAGGCGGGCGTTGTGAGTCcggaggaagagcagttgAGGTTCTGGGTTAGGGGAGATAAGGGCAGTTTCAAGAAG TTCCACCTCGACTGTCAAGAGGATCAACTCAAGGCTGGTATGAGGCCGGGCGATAGCGGATACGGCAGAGAGCCGAGCGAGAGATACG GAACCCTGACCACCATCAAGGACGGCAAGCCCGTCCGCGAGGTCACTCCTACAGTCGAACCCCCTACCTATTCAGAATACTACAGGAAGATTGCCCGCGCTCTGGCCGGCGAGGGCGAGCTGCCTGCTAGCGGAGAGGAGGCGGCTGAGGTTATCCGGCTGATTGAATTGGCGCAGGAGAGTTCCAAGCAGGGCAAGACACTGGACTTCTAA
- a CDS encoding HPP family protein (transcript_id=CADANIAT00008893), translating into MTGNLNRDRDAAREHSSQHSRIDFARWHLDIDAVLNRFIPPPPWHLLPRPVSHFLGYRGNKPQKALGNLVIAFWSLIGVFCGVLLISEVSLRVPAFQNHHAPIIVGSFGAAAVLEFSAIESPFAQPRNALFSQVIASVIGIGISKLFALNPSAQSKPEIAGSLACAITTMAMVLTNTVHPPAGATALLAATELHPVGWWLIPVMLLGCSLMLTAAMLLNNIQRRFPVYWWTPHPLSKEAKAKKQLQDIENAPKIKQESESSSSSDFEFSEPMQVVIRPGKVEWSDNLWLDADEKEVLERISERMKHG; encoded by the exons ATGACGGGAAACCTGAACCGGGACCGCGACGCGGCGCGCGAGCATTCTTCACAGCACTCACGTATTGACTTTGCCCGCTGGCATCTGGACATCGACGCTGTTCTCAACCGATTTATTCCGCCTCCGCCGTGGCACTTGCTGCCTCGTCCTGTCTCGCATTTTCTTGGGTATAGAGGAAACAAACCACAGAAGGCGCTGGGGAACCTGGTCATCGCGTTCTGGTCTTTGATTGGGGTCTTCTGCGGCGTGCTTCTCATTTCCGAGGTTTCACTGCGTGTACCCGCATTCCAAAACCACCATGCGCCGATCATCGTCGGTAGTTTT GGTGCCGCAGCCGTGCTCGAATTCAGCGCAATTGAGTCACCCTTTGCGCAACCTCGGAACGCGCTTTTCAGTCAGGTGATCGCCAGCGTAATTGGCATTGGAATCTCCAAGCTCTTCGCTCTGAACCCCAGTGCACAATCCAAGCCTGAAATTGCCGGGTCACTCGCCTGCGCCATCACCACAATGGCAATGGTCCTTACAAACACTGTCCATCCGCCCGCAGGCGCAACGGCTCTACTTGCTGCTACAGAACTCCATCCGGTCGGCTGGTGGCTGATCCCAGTGATGTTGCTGGGATGCTCACTCATGTTGACGGCGGCCATGCTGCTCAATAACATTCAGCGCCGGTTTCCCGTATACTGGTGGACGCCTCATCCTTTgagcaaagaagccaaggCGAAAAAACAGTTGCAGGATATCGAGAACGCGCCGAAAATCAAGCAGGAGAGTGAgtcgagctcctcgtctGATTTTGAGTTCTCGGAGCCGATGCAGGTTGTTATTCGTCCTGGGAAGGTTGAGTGGTCGGATAACTTGTGGTTGGACGCagatgagaaggaggtctTGGAGAGGATCAGTGAGCGCATGAAGCATGGTTGA
- a CDS encoding E2 ubiquitin-conjugating protein UBC1 (transcript_id=CADANIAT00008896), protein MASNRIRRIAKEIADIRADTHSQITAEPLGDDDDVTHLRGSFPGPPGTPYEGGTYKVDIKIPTEYPFRPPVMKFITKVWHPNVSSQTGAICLDTLSSAWSPILTIKAALLSLQSLLSTPEPKDPQDAEVATMLLRNPKEFDRVAREWAVQHAGAPRRAAGEGSGGATSESLRELERKEKEAREKEDLSKYDGYNKQLIDRFVHMGFDVDAVVSAFNYYGIDRNGGEDYELEEAYMGDVTARLLGEP, encoded by the exons ATGGCGTCTAACAGAATCCGTCGTATTGCAAAGGAGATTGCCGATATTCGGGCAGACACTCATTCTCAGATCACTGCAGAGCCGTTGGGagacgatgacgatgtcaCACACCTGCGCGGTTCTTTTCCAGGGCCGCCTGGCACCCCGTACGAAGGCGGCACTTACAAAGTCGACATCAAGATACCCACCGAGTATCCTTTCAGACCACCAGTGATGAAATTCATAACGAAGGTCTGGCATCCGAACGTTAGCAGTCAAACG GGCGCCATCTGTCTCGATACTCTATCTTCCGCCTGGTCTCCCATCCTCACTATCAAAGCCGCCCTCCTCTCGTTGCAGTCTCTACTCAGCACGCCAGAACCCAAAGATCCCCAAGATGCTGAGGTCGCAACCATGCTTCTACGGAATCCCAAAGAGTTCGACCGCGTCGCACGGGAATGGGCTGTACAGCATGCGGGGGCCCCGAGGAGAGCTGCCGGAGAGGGCAGCGGTGGTGCGACGAGCGAGTCCTTGCGGGAGCTGGAgcgaaaggagaaagaagcccgagagaaggaggatctATCCAA ATACGATGGGTACAACAAGCAGCTGATTGATCGGTTTGTTCACATGGGCTTCGACGTGGACGCGGTCGTATCGGCCTTCAACTATTATGGTATAGACCGTAACGGCGGCGAGGACTACGAACTGGAGGAGGCTTACATGGGTGATGTGACGGCGCGACTTCTAGGCGAGCCATAA
- a CDS encoding TFIIH complex kinase subunit CCL1 (transcript_id=CADANIAT00008895), whose protein sequence is MIEDDIYRTSSQYRLWSFTEETLRSVRQNTNRLASDRVRVALRRAREARQSANSSAAGTPNANASDVDSKTSEEKDIECLTPEEEQDLVRYYCEQIIQLGESYKPPLPTIVRATAIQYLRRFYLTNSPMTYHPKTIMPCALFIATKTDNYYMSLRHFADGVPGDTTAEDIIAPEFLVMQSLRFTFDVRHPFRGLEGGIMELNAIAQGLGQPAPHLPTQTAEDLRRAILSLPPSPNNPSTSSSSISDRLARAHHNTREILKSAAQMTDAYFLYTPSQIWLSALSIADQPLAQFYLDTKLPTPNASETGNEHPLAHLRAKVLQTLTSCATLLQSYKPLASDPEQKKAMRRIGKKLYHCQNPEKVNLAGQKRVPAAAAAVAASASANPSETATPDSEMERLAKKRKLEAEQQKARDIFGGELVMERTKERQA, encoded by the exons ATGATCGAAGACGACATCTACCGCACTTCGTCACAGTATCGTCTGTGGTCCTTCACCGAAGAGACTTTACGATCTGTGCGACAAAATACAAACAGACTGGCTAGCGACCGGGTACGAGTTGCGCTGCGACGAGCGCGCGAAGCTCGACAATCCGCCAACTCATCTGCTGCAGGCACCCCAAACGCGAATGCCAGCGATGTAGACAGCAAGACcagcgaggagaaggatatAGAGTGTTTGACAccagaggaggagcaggactTGGTGCGATATTACTGCGAGCAGATTATCCAGTTAGGGGAGAGCTACAAACCCCCATTGCCGACGATAGTTAGA GCCACTGCAATCCAATACCTCCGCCGCTTCTACCTCACCAACTCGCCTATGACCTACCATCCCAAGACCATCATGCCATGcgccctcttcatcgccacCAAGACGGACAACTACTACATGTCCCTGCGCCATTTCGCCGACGGCGTTCCCGGCGACACAACAGCAGAAGATATCATCGCGCCAGAGTTCCTCGTTATGCAGAGTCTCCGCTTCACCTTCGACGTCCGGCACCCTTTCCGCGGCTTAGAGGGTGGCATCATGGAACTCAACGCCATTGCCCAAGGTCTCGGCCAGCCAGCACCGCACCTCCCAACGCAAACAGCAGAAGACCTCCGCCGCGCCATCTTATCTCTCCCACCATCACCAAATAACCCATCTAcctcgtcatcttcgataTCCGACCGTCTTGCCCGAGCGCACCACAACACCCGCGAGATCCTCAAGTCCGCCGCCCAAATGACAGACGCCTACTTCCTCTACACCCCGTCGCAAATCTGGCTCTCGGCGCTGTCGATAGCCGATCAACCCCTTGCGCAATTCTACCTCGACACGAAACTCCCAACACCCAACGCCTCAGAAACTGGAAACGAACACCCCCTTGCCCACCTCCGCGCAAAGGTCCTCCAAACCCTTACCTCCTGCGCTACGCTCCTCCAGTCCTACAAACCGCTCGCCTCAGAcccagagcagaagaaggccatgCGCCGGATCGGGAAGAAACTATATCACTGCCAGAATCCAGAGAAGGTAAACCTCGCCGGGCAGAAGCgggttcctgctgctgctgcggcggtggcggcgtcTGCATCTGCGAACCCAAGCGAGACTGCGACTCCGGATAGTGAGATGGAGaggctggcgaagaagcggAAATTAGAggcagagcagcagaaggcgagAGATATTTTTGGGGGGGAGTTGGTTAtggagaggacgaaggaGAGACAGGCGTAG